A portion of the bacterium genome contains these proteins:
- a CDS encoding glycosyltransferase family 2 protein, with product MLNAWAWVLWGALAVTFYAYVGYGLIIWLISRLVRDPSRLSADLPSVSVVIAAYNEASIIAARIHNALALDYPTDRLEVLIVTDGCTDGTEDVVLAVEDPRVRLLHRMERSGKVNALNAAIPQAHGEIVVGSDANCFFEADCLRLLVRHFGDPRVAMVAGEKRIHQGAGTVSLGEGLYWRYESWLKRLDSKVSTALGATGEVFALRKACFEPLPTNAIIEDFILSMRLVMAGRRVAYEPAATASEDASASFADEFKRKVRIVAGGWQSVVRLWPLLTPRYGLVAFQYVSHRVLRWMVVPFALPLALIANGVLAWHGQWRWLFALQLVFYGLALVGYFLQRRGIRWMIAYVPFYFTFLNVAALAGAWRYVRGRQPVTWEKAQRLGTP from the coding sequence GTGCTGAACGCCTGGGCCTGGGTCCTGTGGGGGGCGCTTGCCGTTACGTTCTACGCCTACGTGGGCTACGGGCTGATCATCTGGCTCATCTCGCGCCTGGTGCGCGACCCCTCGCGCCTCTCGGCCGACTTGCCCTCGGTCTCGGTGGTGATCGCCGCCTACAACGAGGCCTCGATCATCGCGGCGCGTATCCACAACGCGCTCGCGCTCGACTATCCCACCGACCGCCTCGAGGTCCTGATCGTCACCGACGGCTGCACCGACGGCACCGAGGACGTGGTGCTCGCGGTGGAGGACCCGCGGGTGCGCCTCCTGCACCGCATGGAGCGCTCGGGCAAGGTCAACGCCCTTAACGCGGCCATCCCCCAAGCGCATGGCGAGATCGTGGTCGGGTCGGACGCCAATTGCTTCTTCGAGGCCGATTGCCTGCGCTTGCTGGTGCGCCACTTCGGGGATCCGCGGGTGGCCATGGTCGCCGGCGAGAAGCGCATCCACCAAGGGGCGGGCACGGTCAGTCTGGGCGAGGGGCTCTACTGGCGCTACGAGTCCTGGCTCAAGCGCCTCGACTCCAAGGTCTCGACGGCCCTCGGCGCCACGGGCGAGGTTTTCGCCCTGCGCAAAGCCTGCTTCGAGCCCCTGCCGACGAATGCCATCATCGAGGACTTCATTCTCTCCATGCGCCTGGTGATGGCAGGACGCCGAGTGGCCTATGAGCCTGCGGCGACGGCCAGCGAGGATGCATCGGCAAGCTTTGCCGACGAGTTCAAGCGCAAGGTGCGGATCGTCGCGGGGGGGTGGCAATCGGTCGTTCGCCTCTGGCCCCTGCTCACCCCGCGTTACGGGCTGGTCGCTTTCCAGTACGTTTCTCACCGGGTGCTGAGGTGGATGGTGGTGCCCTTTGCTTTGCCGCTCGCCCTGATCGCCAATGGGGTGCTTGCCTGGCACGGTCAGTGGCGCTGGCTGTTTGCGCTTCAGCTGGTCTTCTACGGCCTGGCGCTGGTGGGCTACTTCCTGCAGCGCCGAGGCATCCGCTGGATGATTGCTTACGTCCCCTTCTACTTCACCTTCCTGAACGTGGCCGCCCTGGCGGGAGCCTGGCGTTACGTGCGTGGGCGTCAGCCGGTGACCTGGGAGAAGGCCCAGCGATTGGGTACGCCCTGA
- the glgP gene encoding alpha-glucan family phosphorylase yields MNLLGRVSVFPSLPERIRRFDELAHNMWWSWNPAAQELFKALSAELWEKVYHNPVKLLCEVSQERLDALAGDREFLKRYDEVLDLFDAYMQDEATWFGRTFPSHRGDVVAYFSAEFGLHESLPIYSGGLGILAGDHCKSASDLGLPFVGVGLLYNQGYFRQRLNVEGRQEAIYDKLNFNELPIQPARDLDGDEVIIGVELPGRRVFAKVWEVKVGRISLYLLDTDIERNSAEDRRFSAQLYGGDHDMRIAQEIILGIGGVRALRALGIAPAMWHMNEGHAAFLGLERARELVKAEGLTFYEAMEAVAANAVFTTHTPVPAGNDAFAFDMMEKFFRSFYQELRITREEFLAIARQDTMGGPALFSMTVLALRMSRRANGVSKLHGEVSRDIWKDLWQGVPVSEVPITHITNGIHTETWLAPEMAQLLDAYAPAWRDQVDALESWDAVSKIPDGEYWAARRTLKVKMIEEVRARLRAMRLRHGESPARIREVDTMLDPDALTIGFARRFATYKRATLLFRDLDRIKAILHKADRPVQFIFAGKSHPADEPGKKFIQAIYEYAQQEGLEDKIVIVEDYDMNLARFLVHGVDVWLNNPRRPLEASGTSGQKAALNGVLNFSVLDGWWCEGYNGQNGWSIGEERDYKDLEEQDDADSVSMYQTLEDQIVPLYYDRNAQGVPAAWIRHSKEAIRTLAPAYSTRRMVQDYSRELYVPAMEHGVKLAEDSFALARHLSHWKGMVRLNWHQIHLEASGPREQRLTVGEAVSLEARVRFGGLDPAHFVVEICQGREVDGTVKRFEVTPMKRAARVSEGVYAYEGRLHPNTGGSYSYGVRIRPAHPALMDDNEVGLVRWA; encoded by the coding sequence TTGAATCTTCTAGGCAGAGTGTCGGTCTTTCCGTCGTTGCCCGAGCGCATCCGGCGCTTCGATGAGCTGGCCCACAACATGTGGTGGAGCTGGAACCCCGCGGCACAGGAGCTCTTCAAGGCCCTGAGCGCGGAGCTGTGGGAGAAGGTCTACCACAATCCGGTCAAGCTGCTGTGTGAGGTCAGCCAAGAGCGTCTCGATGCCCTTGCTGGCGACCGTGAGTTTCTCAAGCGCTACGACGAGGTCCTCGACCTCTTCGATGCGTACATGCAGGACGAGGCCACCTGGTTTGGGCGGACCTTCCCTTCGCACCGCGGGGATGTGGTCGCCTACTTCTCGGCCGAGTTCGGTCTGCATGAGTCGCTGCCCATCTACTCGGGCGGTCTCGGCATCCTCGCCGGCGACCACTGCAAGTCGGCGAGCGACCTGGGTCTGCCCTTCGTCGGCGTCGGCCTGCTCTACAACCAGGGCTACTTCCGCCAGCGCCTCAACGTCGAGGGCCGCCAGGAGGCGATCTACGACAAGCTCAACTTCAACGAGCTGCCCATCCAGCCCGCTCGCGACCTGGACGGCGATGAGGTGATCATCGGCGTCGAGCTTCCCGGCCGTCGCGTCTTCGCGAAGGTGTGGGAGGTCAAGGTCGGTCGCATCTCGCTGTATCTGCTCGACACCGACATCGAGCGCAACTCGGCCGAGGACCGGCGCTTCTCGGCGCAGCTCTACGGCGGCGACCACGACATGCGCATCGCCCAGGAGATCATCCTCGGCATCGGCGGCGTCCGGGCCCTGCGTGCCCTCGGTATCGCGCCCGCCATGTGGCACATGAACGAAGGCCACGCGGCCTTCCTCGGCCTCGAGCGTGCCCGCGAGCTGGTCAAGGCCGAAGGCCTGACCTTCTACGAAGCCATGGAAGCCGTGGCGGCCAACGCGGTCTTTACGACCCACACCCCGGTGCCCGCGGGCAACGATGCCTTCGCCTTCGACATGATGGAGAAGTTCTTCCGCTCCTTCTACCAGGAGCTCCGCATCACCCGTGAGGAGTTCCTCGCGATCGCCCGCCAGGACACCATGGGCGGCCCCGCGCTGTTCAGCATGACCGTGCTCGCGCTGCGCATGTCGCGTCGGGCCAACGGCGTCTCCAAGCTGCACGGCGAAGTGTCGCGCGACATCTGGAAGGACCTCTGGCAGGGCGTGCCCGTCAGTGAGGTGCCCATCACCCACATCACCAACGGGATTCACACCGAGACCTGGCTGGCTCCCGAGATGGCTCAGCTGCTCGACGCCTACGCCCCGGCGTGGCGCGACCAGGTGGATGCCCTCGAGAGCTGGGACGCCGTCAGCAAGATCCCCGACGGGGAGTACTGGGCGGCGCGCCGCACCCTCAAGGTCAAGATGATCGAAGAGGTTCGCGCCCGCTTGCGCGCCATGCGCCTGCGCCACGGCGAGAGCCCCGCGCGCATCCGCGAGGTCGACACCATGCTCGACCCCGACGCGCTGACCATCGGCTTCGCGCGCCGCTTCGCGACCTACAAGCGCGCGACCCTGCTGTTCCGTGACCTGGACCGAATCAAGGCCATCCTCCACAAGGCGGATCGCCCGGTGCAGTTCATCTTCGCCGGCAAGTCCCACCCTGCCGACGAGCCTGGCAAGAAGTTCATCCAGGCCATCTACGAGTACGCTCAGCAAGAGGGGCTCGAGGACAAGATCGTGATCGTCGAGGATTACGACATGAACCTCGCGCGCTTCCTGGTCCACGGGGTGGACGTGTGGCTCAACAACCCGCGCCGTCCGCTGGAGGCCTCGGGCACCAGCGGCCAGAAGGCCGCCCTCAACGGTGTCCTCAACTTCAGCGTCCTGGACGGCTGGTGGTGCGAGGGCTACAACGGCCAGAACGGCTGGAGCATCGGCGAGGAGCGCGACTACAAGGACCTCGAAGAGCAGGATGACGCCGACAGCGTTTCCATGTACCAGACGCTCGAGGACCAGATCGTGCCTCTCTACTACGATCGCAACGCTCAGGGCGTGCCCGCGGCCTGGATCCGGCATTCCAAGGAGGCGATCCGGACCCTGGCCCCGGCTTACAGCACCCGCCGCATGGTTCAGGATTACAGCCGCGAGCTGTACGTGCCGGCCATGGAGCACGGCGTCAAGCTCGCCGAGGATTCCTTCGCCCTGGCACGTCACCTCTCGCACTGGAAGGGGATGGTCCGCCTCAACTGGCACCAGATCCACCTGGAGGCGAGCGGGCCGCGCGAGCAGCGCCTGACGGTCGGCGAGGCGGTGAGCCTGGAGGCTCGCGTTCGCTTCGGGGGCCTGGATCCCGCCCACTTCGTGGTCGAGATCTGCCAGGGCCGCGAGGTGGACGGCACGGTCAAGCGCTTCGAGGTCACTCCCATGAAGCGCGCCGCCCGGGTGTCCGAGGGCGTCTACGCCTACGAGGGTCGCCTGCACCCGAACACCGGCGGTAGCTATAGCTACGGCGTCCGCATTCGGCCCGCTCACCCGGCGCTGATGGACGACAACGAGGTGGGTCTGGTCCGCTGGGCCTAG
- the dusB gene encoding tRNA dihydrouridine synthase DusB, with amino-acid sequence MRDHVLKIGKLELASPVILAPMCGVCDFPFIRLMRRYDRESLVFHEMFSAVGLMNMHKRKDAPDLTVPEDLKPLGLQLFGHEPDVMAAASQRLVEFGAAVVDINLGCPVPKITSGCDGSALLKETALLERILKAMVKAVPDTPVTIKMRLGFSDDHQNYLEVAKLAEQAGVAAITVHGRTRSQMYSGQADWDKIAEVAQAVSIPVIGNGDVADPVQALQRMRDYGVAGVMIGRGAQGNPWIIPRIAHYARTGEVLPEPGPVERLEVALAHADILIAEKGERQGVSESRKHITWYTRGMIGSAELRAAINATKTHAELVEVVRTFIDRLSGSALAS; translated from the coding sequence ATGCGTGATCATGTCTTGAAGATCGGCAAGCTCGAGCTTGCTAGCCCCGTGATCCTGGCACCCATGTGCGGGGTCTGCGATTTCCCCTTCATCCGCCTGATGCGGCGCTACGACCGTGAGAGCCTGGTGTTCCACGAGATGTTCAGCGCCGTCGGCCTGATGAACATGCACAAGCGCAAGGACGCCCCCGATCTCACCGTGCCCGAGGATCTCAAGCCCCTCGGCCTCCAACTCTTCGGCCACGAGCCGGACGTGATGGCCGCCGCCAGCCAGCGACTGGTCGAGTTCGGCGCGGCCGTCGTGGACATCAACCTGGGTTGCCCGGTCCCCAAGATCACCAGCGGTTGCGACGGTTCGGCCCTGCTCAAGGAGACCGCCCTTCTGGAGCGGATCCTCAAGGCCATGGTCAAGGCTGTGCCCGATACCCCCGTCACCATCAAGATGCGCCTGGGCTTCTCGGATGACCACCAGAACTATCTCGAGGTCGCCAAGCTCGCCGAGCAGGCCGGTGTCGCCGCCATTACGGTCCACGGCCGGACGCGATCGCAGATGTACTCGGGCCAGGCGGACTGGGACAAGATCGCCGAAGTCGCCCAGGCCGTTTCCATCCCGGTCATCGGCAACGGGGACGTGGCGGATCCGGTCCAGGCCCTCCAGCGGATGCGCGACTACGGGGTCGCCGGGGTCATGATCGGGCGTGGCGCTCAGGGCAACCCCTGGATCATCCCGCGGATCGCTCACTACGCGCGCACCGGCGAGGTCCTGCCCGAGCCGGGCCCCGTCGAACGCCTGGAGGTGGCCCTCGCCCACGCCGACATCCTGATCGCCGAGAAGGGCGAGCGCCAGGGCGTCTCCGAGAGCCGCAAGCACATCACCTGGTACACCCGCGGCATGATCGGCTCGGCAGAGCTGCGCGCGGCCATCAACGCGACCAAGACTCACGCCGAGCTGGTCGAGGTGGTGCGGACCTTCATCGATCGCCTGTCTGGATCCGCTCTGGCGTCCTGA
- a CDS encoding cob(I)yrinic acid a,c-diamide adenosyltransferase: protein MKIYTKTGDKGQTSLLFGKRVPKDDLRVEAYGTVDEANSAIGLAVSFLPEEATLTEVRGYLNEIQQVLFNVGAELATPAGRRPGWETTEQHVQALEEAIDTLEGRMPPLTSFLLPGGSPSGAALHVARTVARRAERQSVTIAGQDELNPLVISYLNRLSDFLFVCARYVNQVMGQAEPAGPVPQGLKANAAKATKQD, encoded by the coding sequence ATGAAGATCTACACCAAGACCGGCGACAAGGGGCAGACCTCGCTGCTCTTCGGCAAGCGCGTCCCCAAGGACGACCTGCGGGTCGAGGCCTACGGCACCGTGGACGAGGCCAACTCGGCGATCGGCCTCGCCGTCAGCTTCTTGCCTGAGGAGGCCACCCTTACCGAGGTGCGCGGCTACCTGAACGAGATCCAGCAGGTGCTCTTCAACGTCGGCGCGGAGCTTGCGACGCCCGCCGGCCGGCGCCCGGGCTGGGAGACCACCGAGCAGCACGTCCAGGCCCTCGAAGAGGCCATCGACACCCTCGAAGGCCGCATGCCCCCGCTCACGAGCTTCCTCTTGCCCGGCGGCAGCCCTTCGGGTGCCGCCCTGCACGTGGCCCGCACCGTGGCCCGTCGTGCCGAGCGTCAGAGCGTCACCATCGCCGGGCAGGACGAGTTGAACCCCCTGGTGATCAGCTACCTCAACCGCCTCTCGGACTTCCTGTTCGTCTGCGCCCGCTACGTCAACCAGGTGATGGGCCAGGCCGAGCCCGCGGGCCCGGTGCCCCAGGGCCTCAAGGCCAACGCCGCCAAGGCAACCAAACAAGATTAG
- a CDS encoding DEAD/DEAH box helicase family protein yields MRRVYSDASGQLDRLARSDFDSASWQTVCVKAHLLSLGGAIDELQSLDQLKAGRIQVLPHQIDAVMTAVNRMHCRAILADEVGLGKTIEAGLILKEYLVRNLVKNVLILTPAPLTTQWRGEMESKFGEAFVVADKDDDETFKGWGAHERLIVSLDTAKHPGNAKEIAARKWDMLVVDEAHRLKNSQTAAYQFVKTLEARFKLFLTATPIQNSLFELYNLVELLSEGMFGSLESFRARFIEDAKGRVLKNPQALSDLLARVMIRHRRSEVGIKFVDRKVETVRLQGSSEEMRLHDAVVEYVAKGLGAKEAKGQKTLAFIRLSRMLSSSPQALAKSAETMATHTTVEEGEDLGRIAALARSIQGSSKLDALRSVLSKVQDKAIVFTGFYETQDFLAERLRADGLKVLIFNGRMSQKEKDRVVAEFKMDADVLLCTDAGSEGVNLQFCHVLVNYDLPWNPMRVEQRIGRVHRIGQTRDVLIINLSIQGTIEDYVLQILEQKIELFTQAVGDTDLILSNLKGSDSFEKTIISLIAQAKERGQLEAGFETLGRNLEMAKAAADQIREFDSQTLALLDLSAIQPGESAS; encoded by the coding sequence ATGAGACGCGTCTACTCCGACGCCAGCGGTCAGCTCGATCGGCTGGCCCGCTCCGACTTCGACTCCGCCAGCTGGCAGACCGTCTGCGTCAAGGCCCACCTCCTGAGCCTGGGGGGGGCCATCGACGAGCTGCAAAGTCTCGACCAGCTCAAGGCGGGCCGGATCCAGGTCCTTCCCCACCAGATCGATGCGGTCATGACCGCCGTCAACCGCATGCACTGTCGCGCCATCCTCGCCGACGAGGTGGGCCTCGGTAAGACCATCGAGGCCGGCCTCATCCTCAAGGAATACCTGGTCCGCAACCTGGTCAAGAACGTCTTGATCCTCACCCCGGCGCCGCTGACGACCCAGTGGCGCGGCGAGATGGAATCCAAGTTCGGCGAGGCCTTCGTGGTCGCCGACAAGGACGACGACGAAACCTTCAAGGGATGGGGAGCGCACGAGCGCCTGATCGTCTCCCTCGACACCGCCAAGCACCCCGGCAACGCCAAGGAGATCGCCGCCCGCAAGTGGGACATGCTGGTGGTGGACGAGGCGCACCGCCTCAAGAACTCCCAGACTGCGGCCTACCAGTTCGTCAAAACCCTCGAGGCCCGCTTCAAGCTCTTCTTGACCGCCACGCCGATCCAGAACTCGCTGTTCGAGCTGTACAACCTGGTCGAGCTGCTGAGCGAGGGCATGTTCGGCAGCCTCGAGAGCTTCCGCGCCCGCTTCATCGAAGACGCCAAGGGACGCGTGCTCAAGAACCCTCAGGCCCTCTCGGATCTGCTCGCCCGGGTCATGATCCGGCACCGGCGCAGCGAAGTCGGGATCAAGTTCGTCGATCGCAAGGTCGAGACCGTCCGCCTGCAGGGCAGCTCTGAGGAGATGCGCCTCCACGACGCGGTGGTCGAGTACGTGGCCAAGGGGCTCGGCGCCAAGGAGGCCAAGGGCCAGAAGACCCTCGCCTTCATCCGCCTCTCGCGCATGCTCTCGAGCAGCCCTCAGGCGCTCGCCAAGAGCGCCGAGACCATGGCCACCCATACCACCGTCGAAGAAGGTGAGGACCTGGGGCGCATCGCCGCCCTCGCCCGCTCCATCCAGGGCTCCTCCAAGCTCGACGCGCTGCGCTCGGTGCTCTCCAAGGTCCAGGACAAGGCGATCGTCTTCACGGGCTTCTACGAGACCCAGGACTTCCTCGCCGAGCGCCTGAGGGCCGACGGCCTCAAGGTGCTGATCTTCAACGGGCGCATGAGCCAGAAGGAGAAGGACCGCGTCGTCGCCGAGTTCAAGATGGACGCCGACGTGCTGCTCTGCACCGACGCCGGCAGCGAGGGCGTCAACCTCCAGTTCTGCCACGTGCTCGTGAACTACGACCTGCCCTGGAACCCCATGCGCGTCGAGCAGCGCATCGGCCGCGTCCACCGCATCGGCCAGACGCGCGACGTCCTGATCATCAACCTCTCGATCCAGGGCACCATCGAGGACTACGTCCTGCAAATCCTCGAGCAGAAGATCGAGCTCTTCACCCAGGCCGTCGGCGATACGGACCTCATCCTCTCCAACCTCAAGGGCTCGGACAGCTTCGAGAAGACCATCATCTCCTTGATCGCCCAGGCCAAGGAGCGCGGTCAGCTCGAAGCGGGCTTCGAGACCCTCGGCCGCAACCTCGAGATGGCGAAGGCCGCCGCCGACCAGATCCGCGAGTTCGACTCCCAGACCCTCGCCCTCTTGGATCTCTCGGCCATCCAGCCCGGAGAGAGCGCGTCCTAG
- a CDS encoding 1-acyl-sn-glycerol-3-phosphate acyltransferase, translated as MERKRSGHWLAPAEYGQEIAYEAMRHAIAPVLRRMMAWIEATGTEHIPEVGPALLVSNHRSLLDPLLIALSLERHVHFVADSWLGHVALSRFLRAAGVIFLPSQVHRSHAMITQGAAALADGELLGIFPEGMDNFTAWTPPRAVGHFHTAFARLWWEVRDYAVPIVPVAIVGSPCERRLTVPAALVRAFDRGTSHIESPTVAAVFYESARIRFGEPLMLPTFKTEAEAVAGIVSRSRAAVAALMAG; from the coding sequence ATGGAAAGGAAGCGTTCAGGGCATTGGCTGGCCCCTGCCGAGTACGGCCAGGAGATTGCTTACGAGGCGATGCGGCATGCCATCGCGCCGGTCTTGCGCCGGATGATGGCCTGGATCGAGGCGACCGGCACCGAGCACATCCCCGAAGTGGGGCCCGCCCTGCTGGTCTCCAATCATCGTAGCCTGCTGGACCCTTTGCTCATCGCCCTGAGCCTGGAGCGGCACGTCCACTTCGTGGCCGATTCGTGGCTCGGGCACGTGGCCCTGTCGCGCTTCCTGCGGGCGGCAGGGGTGATCTTCCTGCCGTCTCAGGTGCACCGCAGCCATGCCATGATCACGCAGGGCGCCGCGGCCCTCGCCGACGGCGAGTTGCTGGGGATCTTCCCGGAAGGCATGGACAACTTCACGGCCTGGACGCCCCCGCGCGCGGTGGGGCATTTTCACACGGCGTTTGCGCGTCTCTGGTGGGAGGTGCGGGACTACGCAGTGCCGATCGTGCCCGTGGCCATCGTGGGCTCGCCTTGCGAGCGGCGCCTCACGGTACCGGCAGCGCTTGTGCGAGCCTTCGATCGCGGGACCTCCCACATCGAGAGCCCGACCGTTGCGGCGGTCTTCTATGAGAGTGCTCGGATCCGCTTCGGCGAGCCCCTGATGCTGCCTACCTTCAAGACCGAAGCGGAGGCCGTGGCGGGCATCGTTTCCCGGAGCCGGGCGGCCGTTGCGGCCTTGATGGCGGGCTGA
- a CDS encoding HAMP domain-containing protein — translation MSPTTREKTRARLNFLRRAYHNLSLGRKLLFTGATAVLMVAGALTATTYVSAEDSLRSQMHRQAHNELKVFERLYEIRLDGGPPRLDPQVALRASTEMVDLMGGFSAVFAGDRPIAVAGLDGQRDDAALRLLAGLRADQTEGYTLATIHGTSYVVAIHPLSDADGQLLGAFVRGIPLKQISDMLQKHAWGIFSISGTAMLLALVALTWLTREITAPMRRLTLASRTLAEHGEAAANLPEARRSDEFGRLATDFKAIADRLAAQKTALEEKDRLRGQLLEKLISAQEDERRRISRELHDQTGQSLTSLLVGLKVLRKAHSPESIQEGIEGLQALLHETLDEVHRLSVELRPAMLDDLGLVAAVRAQAKDFEAAHGVRSEVAVQGLDHRLPAVVETSVYRIVQEALTNVAKYARARHVVIRLAQTDGQFTACVSDDGVGFDPAAALHSKGRESLGLVGMQERVGLLGGTFAIDSAPGRGTNVHFGIPLDLGDPTHG, via the coding sequence ATGAGCCCCACCACCCGCGAAAAGACCCGTGCCCGCCTGAACTTCCTACGCCGGGCGTACCACAACCTGAGCCTGGGTCGCAAATTGCTCTTCACCGGCGCCACCGCCGTGCTCATGGTGGCGGGTGCTCTGACGGCGACCACCTACGTCAGCGCCGAGGACAGCCTCCGCAGCCAGATGCACCGCCAGGCCCACAACGAGCTCAAGGTCTTCGAGCGCCTCTACGAGATTCGCCTGGACGGCGGCCCTCCCCGGCTCGACCCGCAGGTCGCCCTGCGCGCGAGCACCGAGATGGTGGACCTGATGGGCGGCTTCTCGGCGGTCTTCGCGGGCGATCGCCCCATTGCGGTGGCGGGCCTCGACGGCCAGCGCGACGACGCGGCCCTGCGCTTGCTCGCCGGCCTTCGAGCCGACCAGACAGAGGGCTACACGCTCGCCACCATTCACGGCACCTCCTACGTGGTCGCCATCCACCCGCTGAGCGATGCCGACGGGCAATTGCTCGGCGCCTTCGTCCGGGGGATCCCGCTCAAGCAGATCTCCGACATGCTCCAGAAGCACGCCTGGGGCATCTTCTCGATCTCGGGCACGGCCATGCTGCTCGCCCTCGTCGCACTCACCTGGCTCACCCGCGAGATCACCGCCCCCATGCGCCGCTTGACGCTCGCGAGCCGGACGCTGGCCGAGCATGGCGAGGCCGCCGCCAACCTGCCCGAGGCGCGCCGCAGCGACGAGTTCGGCCGGCTCGCCACCGACTTCAAGGCGATCGCCGATCGCCTCGCGGCCCAGAAGACCGCCCTCGAAGAGAAGGATCGCCTGCGTGGCCAGCTCCTCGAGAAGCTCATCAGCGCGCAGGAAGACGAGCGCCGCCGGATCTCGCGCGAGCTGCACGACCAGACCGGCCAGTCGCTGACCTCGCTCCTGGTCGGCCTCAAGGTCCTCCGCAAGGCCCACTCCCCCGAGAGCATCCAAGAGGGAATCGAGGGGCTGCAGGCCCTGCTCCACGAGACCCTGGACGAGGTGCACCGCCTCTCGGTCGAGTTGCGACCGGCCATGCTCGACGACCTGGGGCTGGTCGCCGCGGTCCGCGCCCAGGCCAAGGACTTCGAAGCCGCACACGGCGTGCGCTCCGAGGTCGCCGTCCAGGGTCTCGACCATCGCCTGCCCGCAGTGGTCGAGACCTCGGTCTACCGCATCGTGCAGGAAGCCCTCACCAACGTGGCCAAGTACGCCCGGGCGCGTCACGTGGTCATCCGCCTGGCACAGACGGACGGCCAGTTCACCGCCTGCGTCAGCGACGACGGGGTCGGATTCGACCCCGCGGCCGCCCTCCACTCCAAGGGGCGCGAGAGCCTGGGCTTGGTCGGCATGCAGGAGCGCGTGGGCCTCTTGGGCGGCACCTTCGCCATCGACTCCGCCCCCGGCCGGGGCACCAACGTCCACTTCGGCATTCCCCTCGACTTAGGAGACCCCACCCATGGCTGA
- a CDS encoding response regulator transcription factor → MADPIRVLISDDHAILRSGLKMLLNAEADIKVIGEATTGEEAVRLAGELQPDLVLMDISMPGMGGIEATAEIKKRHPPIKVLMLTMHENEAYLFRTIKAGGSGYVLKKAADTDLIDAIHQVMQSGAFLRPSVTKMLVQDYLERVEAGEASDSYGKLTEREREILKLIAEGHTNPEIARLLVISVRTVETHRAHIMDKLGIHQRSELVKYAIRKGLLD, encoded by the coding sequence ATGGCTGATCCCATCCGCGTGCTCATCTCAGACGACCATGCGATCTTGCGCAGCGGGCTCAAGATGCTCCTCAACGCCGAGGCCGACATCAAGGTGATCGGCGAAGCCACCACGGGCGAGGAGGCCGTCCGTCTCGCCGGCGAGCTCCAGCCGGACCTGGTGCTGATGGACATCTCCATGCCGGGGATGGGCGGTATCGAGGCGACCGCCGAGATCAAGAAGCGCCACCCCCCCATCAAGGTCCTCATGCTCACCATGCATGAGAACGAGGCCTACCTCTTCCGGACCATCAAGGCGGGCGGATCGGGCTACGTGCTCAAGAAAGCCGCCGACACCGACCTCATCGACGCCATCCACCAAGTCATGCAGAGCGGCGCCTTCTTGCGCCCCTCGGTGACCAAGATGCTGGTGCAGGACTACCTGGAGCGGGTCGAAGCGGGCGAGGCCAGCGACTCGTACGGCAAGCTCACCGAGCGCGAGCGCGAGATCCTCAAGCTCATCGCCGAGGGTCACACCAACCCCGAAATCGCGCGGCTGCTCGTCATCTCGGTGCGCACGGTCGAGACCCACCGCGCCCACATCATGGACAAGCTCGGCATCCACCAGCGCTCGGAGCTGGTCAAGTACGCCATCCGAAAAGGGCTTCTGGACTGA